One genomic window of Papaver somniferum cultivar HN1 unplaced genomic scaffold, ASM357369v1 unplaced-scaffold_150, whole genome shotgun sequence includes the following:
- the LOC113335841 gene encoding transcription factor MYB53-like, producing the protein MRIRPSSSSSYQQDDDNNNNNGFSIKKGPWTPEEDEKLIQYIHKHGHGSWRALPKLAGLHRCGKSCRLRWTNYLRPDIKRGKFSKEEEQTILHLHSFLGNKWSAIATHLPGRTDNEIKNFWNTHLKKKLIQMGFDPMTHRPRTDLFSSLPQLLALANLSDILMKTNTIQQQPWDNQEQVVMKLQTELATASQLAKLQYLQNFLLGPSNNSNSLLNPNSRNSTSTDVEALSNLLNSFKENPLPSQIPNNSAFPSTTIHKFSHLPDLVQEQKPNCSFQASFSSIDDGQGSDFSMFNQGDQSVPTTTTPTSPWINIAETSSTYVSNHGDSSSSISTMDNGVNVTKLDSFWPDFFADEDPFLQ; encoded by the exons ATGAGAATTaggccatcatcatcatcttcttaccAACAAGATGATGATAACAACAATAACAATGGCTTCAGCATCAAGAAAGGACCATGGACTCCTGAAGAAGATGAGAAACTTATTCAGTACATTCACAAACATGGTCATGGAAGTTGGAGAGCTCTCCCTAAACTAGCAG GTCTACATAGGTGTGGAAAGAGTTGTAGATTGAGATGGACGAATTATTTGAGACCCGATATCAAAAGaggcaaattctcaaaagaagaagaacaaactatTCTTCATCTCCATTCTTTCCTTGGTAACAA GTGGTCTGCCATTGCGACACATCTTCCTGGTCGAACCGATAACGAAATCAAGAACTTCTGGAATACCCATCTTAAGAAGAAGCTAATTCAGATGGGTTTTGATCCTATGACTCATCGTCCACGAACCGATCTTTTTTCAAGTTTACCTCAACTTCTAGCTTTGGCCAACTTGAGTGATATTCTGATGAAAACGAATACAATTCAACAACAGCCATGGGATAATCAAGAACAAGTTGTCATGAAATTACAAACTGAACTAGCCACTGCTAGTCAGTTGGCTAAGCTTCAGTATTTACAAAACTTTCTTCTAGGACCATCCAACAACAGTAACTCATTGCTAAACCCCAATTCACGCAATTCTACTTCTACAGATGTTGAAGCGCTCAGTAACCTACTAAACTCATTTAAAGAAAACCCATTACCATCTCAAATTCCGAACAATTCTGCATTTCCTAGTACAACCATACACAAGTTTTCTCATTTGCCTGATCTAGTACAAGAGCAAAAACCGAATTGCAGTTTTCAGGCATCATTTAGTAGTATTGATGATGGCCAAGGGTCAGATTTTAGTATGTTTAATCAAGGAGATCAAAGTGTTCCTACTACTACTACACCAACATCTCCATGGATTAATATTGCTGAGACCTCATCAACCTATGTCAGCAACCACGGCGATTCATCGAGCTCTATTAGTACTATGGATAATGGAGTGAATGTTACAAAACTTGATTCTTTTTGGCCGGATTTCTTTGCTGATGAAGACCCTTTTCTCCAATAA